One genomic window of Cottoperca gobio chromosome 10, fCotGob3.1, whole genome shotgun sequence includes the following:
- the LOC115015008 gene encoding uncharacterized protein LOC115015008: protein MIAGLAALILLSTASLIQTAEVPHQISSTVIELGDNLTLTCSSSENENEMKFFYWYKMKFGYMAQTVVSGTFNTLKPQGQFDNSRFEVTKLNAQYFLNIRNVNKEDEATYFCLAGSSYKMEFINSTLLAVNDHKNVQKSVLVKQSPETESVRPGDSVTLQCSLLSTDKENADQCPGEHDVYWFRSGSGGSHLSFIYTHSDEQKERSCVYSLSTTIQNSSDTGTYYCAVVTCGQILFGEGTKVETRSQLDPVVLVLGVLLACCVTVITVLMFYLNRRRVCEHCKVTFGET from the exons ATGATCGCAGGACTGGCTGCTTTGATTCTTTTAAGTACTGCGT cCCTGATTCAAACTGCAGAGGTTCCTCACCAGATCTCTTCAACTGTGATTGAACTTGGAGATAATTTGACTCTGACATGTTCATccagtgaaaatgaaaatgaaatgaagttTTTTTACTGGTATAAGATGAAGTTTGGATATATGGCTCAAACTGTTGTATCAGGAACTTTCAACACATTAAAACCTCAAGGACAATTTGACAACTCAAGATTTGAAGTCACAAAATTGAACGCTCAGTATTTTCTTAAcatcagaaatgtaaacaaagaagaTGAAGCAACATACTTCTGTCTAGCAGGATCATCATACAAAATGGAATTCATTAACAGCACACTTTTGGCTGTGAATG ATCataaaaatgtgcagaaatCTGTCCTCGTGAAACAAAGTCCGGAGACGGAGTCGGTCCGGCCGGGCGACTCAGTGACTCTCCAGTGTTCACTTCTCTCCACTGACAAAGAAAACGCAGATCAGTGTCCAGGTGAACACGATGTGTACTGGTTCAGATCTGGATCAGGAGGATCACATCTAAGCTTCATTTACACTCACAGTGacgaacaaaaggaaagaagttGTGTCTACAGTCTGTCCACAACTATACAGAACTCATCTGATACTGGGACTTACTACTGTGCTGTGGTCACATGTGGACAGATCCTGTTTGGTGAAGGAACTAAAGTGGAGACAA GATCACAACTGGACCCAGTTGTCCTTGTGCTTGGAGTACTGTTGGCCTGCTGTGTGACTGTGATTACCGTCCTTATGTTCTACTTAAATCGAAGGAGAGTTTGTGAACATTGCAAAG tTACTTTTGGAGAGACCTAA